From a region of the Mycolicibacterium sp. MU0050 genome:
- a CDS encoding SRPBCC domain-containing protein, protein MILQLFKKTKELDLERTYRAPIGTVWDAWTKPEMLQQWWGPEKTSVPECRIDLAVGGEIHIVMEAGPEMGKYQGTRWPMAGVFTRIEQPSRLTYDARSWTEGEEEGSTILHTNDVHLTESDGATTVKLHVTITQIGPKAKMAAFGMKWGYKAQLDKLEKLLAAQR, encoded by the coding sequence TCGACCTCGAACGCACCTACCGGGCCCCCATCGGGACGGTCTGGGACGCGTGGACCAAGCCGGAGATGCTGCAGCAATGGTGGGGACCGGAGAAGACCTCGGTCCCGGAATGCCGCATCGACCTGGCCGTCGGCGGCGAGATCCACATCGTCATGGAGGCCGGGCCGGAAATGGGGAAGTACCAGGGCACCCGCTGGCCGATGGCGGGCGTCTTCACCCGCATCGAGCAACCCTCCCGGCTGACCTACGACGCACGCTCCTGGACCGAGGGTGAGGAAGAGGGCTCGACCATCCTCCACACCAACGATGTCCACCTGACCGAGTCCGACGGCGCCACCACCGTCAAGCTGCATGTGACGATCACCCAGATCGGGCCGAAGGCCAAGATGGCGGCGTTCGGGATGAAGTGGGGCTACAAGGCGCAGCTCGACAAGCTCGAGAAACTCCTTGCCGCCCAACGCTGA
- the mrf gene encoding ribosome hibernation factor-recruiting GTPase MRF, which yields MRTPVILVTGQGDTAGATDALLRQPGTVMVEHHLEGHFVRRTVARLQRHVVLKVDEILELAHGCVSCTIRNDLLFLLRTLHHRGDVARIAVRLAPWLEPEPICFAINHVRVQIGPGYPVGPAAADVMIAGVVNCAEAAPWLTQALGDDALPDGRTVAQVVVGQAEFADVLLLDEPAPREAAAVLQRLNPNAATVLNTDRLESALASLDGNSRRGHISDAHAWLLAGAPPLEAAGAVQIIEFASRRPFHPQRLHAALDVLLDGVIRTRGRLWLSSQPDHVMWLESAGGGLHTSDAGKWLAAMSDSERAYIDPDRRALANLLWDDVIGDRHTSMVILVCGAEPTAVLAGLSGALLTDAELSDPDSWSGHADPFGDWHVEPCDAGESDQESERLVNPSSRTRDD from the coding sequence ATGCGTACTCCAGTGATCCTCGTGACAGGCCAGGGCGACACCGCCGGCGCGACGGATGCGCTGCTGCGACAACCGGGCACGGTGATGGTCGAACATCACCTGGAAGGACACTTCGTGCGGCGAACCGTTGCCCGGCTGCAGCGGCACGTGGTGCTGAAAGTCGACGAAATACTTGAACTCGCGCACGGTTGCGTGTCCTGCACCATCCGCAATGACCTGCTGTTTCTCCTGCGGACACTGCATCACCGCGGCGACGTGGCCCGCATTGCCGTGCGGTTGGCGCCATGGTTGGAACCCGAGCCCATCTGCTTCGCCATCAACCATGTTCGTGTTCAGATCGGCCCCGGCTACCCCGTCGGGCCGGCCGCCGCCGACGTGATGATCGCCGGCGTGGTGAACTGCGCGGAAGCCGCCCCGTGGCTGACGCAGGCGCTCGGGGATGACGCGTTACCCGACGGACGAACGGTTGCGCAGGTCGTCGTCGGCCAGGCCGAGTTCGCCGACGTCCTGCTGCTCGACGAACCCGCGCCGCGGGAAGCAGCGGCCGTGTTGCAACGGCTCAACCCGAACGCGGCGACCGTGCTCAACACCGATCGCCTGGAGTCCGCACTGGCGAGTCTCGACGGCAACTCGCGGCGCGGCCACATTTCGGACGCCCACGCCTGGTTGCTCGCCGGGGCGCCCCCACTAGAGGCCGCCGGCGCCGTGCAGATCATCGAGTTCGCGTCACGCCGGCCGTTTCACCCGCAACGCCTGCACGCGGCGCTCGACGTCCTGCTGGACGGGGTCATCCGCACCCGGGGGCGGCTGTGGCTGAGCAGCCAACCCGACCACGTCATGTGGCTGGAGTCCGCCGGTGGCGGTTTACACACCTCCGACGCCGGGAAGTGGCTGGCCGCCATGTCCGATTCGGAGCGCGCCTACATCGATCCAGACCGGCGTGCCCTGGCAAACCTGTTGTGGGACGACGTCATCGGCGACCGGCACACCTCGATGGTGATCCTGGTCTGCGGCGCCGAGCCGACGGCGGTGCTCGCCGGCCTAAGTGGCGCGCTGTTGACCGATGCCGAGCTCTCGGACCCGGACAGCTGGTCCGGCCACGCGGACCCTTTCGGCGATTGGCACGTCGAACCCTGCGACGCCGGCGAGTCGGACCAGGAATCGGAGCGGCTGGTGAACCCGTCGAGCAGGACGCGGGATGACTGA
- the rpmB gene encoding 50S ribosomal protein L28 translates to MSARCQVTGRSVGFGNAVSHSHRRTRRRWNPNIQTKTYYLPAEGRRVTLRVSAKGIKVIDRDGIDAVVARLRRHGERI, encoded by the coding sequence ATGTCGGCTCGCTGTCAAGTCACGGGGCGCAGCGTCGGTTTCGGAAACGCGGTATCGCATTCGCACCGTCGTACCCGGCGTCGGTGGAACCCGAATATCCAGACCAAGACGTACTACCTGCCCGCCGAGGGGCGCCGCGTCACTTTGCGGGTCAGCGCCAAGGGGATCAAGGTCATCGACCGCGACGGCATCGATGCCGTCGTCGCGCGGTTGCGGCGGCACGGGGAGCGGATCTGA
- the rpmG gene encoding 50S ribosomal protein L33 produces the protein MARTDIRPIVKLRSTAGTGYTYVTRKNRRNDPDRLVLRKYDPVLRRHVEFREER, from the coding sequence ATGGCGCGCACTGATATTCGGCCCATCGTCAAGCTGCGATCCACGGCGGGCACCGGCTACACCTACGTGACGCGGAAGAACCGGCGTAACGATCCCGATCGGTTGGTCCTGCGCAAGTATGACCCGGTGCTCCGGCGCCACGTCGAGTTCCGCGAGGAGCGCTGA
- a CDS encoding NAD(P)H-binding protein, with product MKPGDAPLRILVTGATGYIGARLVPRLLDAGHRVRVLVRTPEKIRNTAWAEDVEVVQGDLTDPGSVRRACEDVDVAYYLVHSMGGDGDFEDVERRSAQHVADAAFDAGVGRIVYLGGLQPESPEVSKHLRSRGQVADILQRSGVPTMVLQAGVVIGSGSASFEMIRHLSDRLPVMTTPRWVNNRIQPIAVSDVLHYLVAAATAPLAQSRAYDIGGPDILRYGEMMQVYAELAGLRRRRILVLPLLTPKLAGLWIGLVTPIPTGLGRALIESLTTDAITSEKDIDAVIPPPPGGTTGYRDAVARALAASRSGNVETSWAGASPVDAPADPLPSDPAWAGGTVYTDDRGLDVSRPVEQVWADIASRARTGAWRVEQDEQPHLLRLRSARRLPARAWIEYRLQPRGAHATRVEQHTVVVPKGLAGQLCWHGALPLRGRVLNRMLRSVSAGGKG from the coding sequence ATGAAGCCCGGCGACGCGCCCCTGCGCATCCTGGTCACCGGCGCCACCGGCTACATCGGCGCGCGGTTGGTACCGCGGTTACTCGACGCCGGCCACCGGGTTCGGGTGCTCGTGCGCACACCGGAGAAGATCCGGAACACCGCCTGGGCCGAGGACGTCGAGGTGGTCCAGGGTGACCTGACCGATCCGGGCTCCGTTCGGCGGGCCTGCGAGGACGTCGACGTCGCGTACTACCTCGTCCACTCGATGGGCGGCGACGGCGACTTCGAGGATGTCGAACGTCGCAGCGCCCAGCACGTCGCCGACGCGGCGTTCGACGCCGGGGTGGGCCGCATCGTGTACTTGGGCGGTCTGCAGCCGGAGTCCCCGGAGGTGTCCAAGCACCTGCGCTCGCGCGGGCAGGTCGCCGACATCCTGCAGCGTTCCGGTGTCCCGACCATGGTGTTGCAGGCTGGCGTCGTGATCGGTTCGGGGTCAGCCTCTTTCGAGATGATTCGGCACCTCAGCGACCGGCTCCCGGTGATGACGACCCCGCGCTGGGTCAACAATCGGATTCAGCCGATCGCGGTGAGCGACGTGTTGCACTACCTGGTTGCGGCCGCCACCGCGCCGTTGGCACAGAGCCGCGCGTACGACATCGGCGGCCCGGACATCTTGCGCTACGGCGAGATGATGCAGGTCTACGCCGAGCTGGCCGGTCTTCGGCGACGCCGGATTCTGGTGCTTCCGCTGCTCACCCCCAAGCTGGCCGGGCTGTGGATCGGGTTGGTCACACCGATCCCGACCGGGCTGGGCCGGGCGCTGATCGAATCGCTGACCACCGACGCGATCACCTCCGAGAAGGACATCGACGCGGTGATCCCGCCCCCGCCCGGCGGGACCACCGGTTACCGCGACGCGGTGGCACGCGCGTTGGCCGCGTCCCGCAGCGGCAACGTCGAAACCTCCTGGGCCGGCGCGTCTCCCGTCGATGCGCCGGCGGATCCGCTGCCGTCGGACCCGGCCTGGGCCGGCGGGACCGTGTACACCGACGACCGGGGTCTGGACGTGTCCCGGCCCGTCGAGCAGGTGTGGGCCGACATCGCGAGCAGAGCGCGCACCGGAGCCTGGCGCGTCGAGCAGGATGAGCAACCGCACCTGCTCCGACTGCGGTCGGCGCGGCGGTTGCCCGCCCGCGCGTGGATCGAGTACCGGTTACAGCCGCGGGGCGCACACGCGACCCGGGTGGAGCAACACACCGTCGTCGTGCCGAAAGGCCTTGCCGGTCAGCTGTGTTGGCACGGGGCGCTGCCGCTGCGCGGCCGCGTACTCAACCGGATGCTCCGCAGCGTCTCCGCAGGCGGCAAGGGCTGA
- a CDS encoding TIGR01777 family oxidoreductase: MAIQYSSIIDAARDDVFAWHSRAGALARLLPPWQPVGIVAEAGSLADGQAVLSAPGGLRLVSDHQPADFDPPARFVDELAQPDVRSWPTKLAGSWRHEHRFDALAGERTRLTDRVDTAVPERLLRQMFQFRHRQLAEDIAAHRWRAERGVGAGTVALTGASGLVGSALAAFLSTGGFRVIRLVRREARDTDERRWDPERPAPDLLDGVDAVIHLAGASIAGRFTDAHKSAVRASRIEPTRLLAERAAATDDGPAVFVCASAIGIYGHDRGDGTLDESASRGDGFLADVVADWEAATAPAAAAGVRVVNVRTGIVQTPRGGTLRLLRPLFAAGLGGRLGSGRQWLSWIDLDDLIDIYHRALVDPVLSGPVNAVAPDPTRNAQYTEVLAAVLRRPAMLPVPSLGPRLLLGEQGARELAEANQRVVPQRLLDAGHRFRRVDLEDCLRHQLGHQRSAA; encoded by the coding sequence GTGGCAATCCAATACAGCAGCATCATCGACGCAGCGCGCGATGACGTGTTCGCCTGGCACAGCCGGGCCGGCGCGTTGGCGCGGCTGCTGCCCCCGTGGCAGCCGGTGGGCATCGTCGCCGAGGCCGGCTCGCTGGCCGACGGGCAGGCGGTGCTCAGCGCGCCGGGCGGTCTGCGGCTGGTGTCCGATCACCAGCCCGCGGACTTCGACCCGCCCGCCCGGTTCGTCGACGAACTCGCCCAGCCCGACGTGCGGTCCTGGCCCACCAAGTTGGCCGGCTCGTGGCGTCACGAGCACCGCTTCGATGCGCTGGCCGGCGAGCGCACCCGGCTGACCGACCGCGTCGACACGGCGGTTCCCGAACGACTGTTGCGGCAGATGTTCCAGTTCCGGCACCGCCAACTCGCCGAGGACATCGCCGCCCACCGCTGGCGGGCCGAACGCGGCGTGGGGGCCGGAACCGTCGCGCTCACCGGAGCCTCCGGGTTGGTGGGCAGCGCGCTGGCCGCCTTCCTGAGCACCGGCGGCTTCCGGGTGATCCGGTTGGTCCGCCGCGAGGCTCGCGACACCGACGAACGGCGCTGGGATCCCGAGCGCCCCGCACCCGATCTGCTCGACGGGGTCGACGCGGTGATCCATCTGGCCGGCGCGTCGATCGCGGGCCGGTTCACCGATGCCCACAAGTCGGCGGTGCGGGCCAGCCGGATCGAACCCACGCGGCTGCTGGCCGAACGCGCGGCCGCCACCGACGACGGGCCGGCGGTGTTTGTGTGCGCCTCGGCCATCGGCATCTACGGCCATGACCGCGGCGACGGGACGCTGGACGAAAGTGCCTCCCGCGGAGACGGATTCCTCGCCGATGTGGTCGCCGACTGGGAGGCGGCCACCGCACCGGCCGCCGCGGCGGGCGTGCGGGTGGTCAACGTGCGCACCGGCATCGTGCAGACGCCGCGCGGCGGCACGTTACGGCTGCTGCGTCCGCTCTTCGCTGCCGGACTCGGCGGCCGGCTGGGCAGCGGACGGCAGTGGCTGTCCTGGATCGACCTGGACGACCTCATCGACATCTACCACCGTGCGCTCGTCGACCCGGTGCTGTCGGGGCCGGTCAACGCCGTCGCCCCCGATCCGACGCGCAACGCGCAGTACACCGAGGTGCTCGCGGCGGTCCTGCGGCGGCCGGCGATGCTGCCGGTGCCTAGCCTCGGTCCGCGGTTGCTGCTCGGCGAGCAGGGCGCCCGCGAGTTGGCCGAGGCCAACCAGCGCGTCGTCCCACAACGGCTGCTGGACGCGGGTCATCGGTTCCGCCGGGTCGACCTCGAGGATTGTCTGCGCCACCAACTCGGTCACCAGCGGAGCGCGGCATGA
- a CDS encoding response regulator transcription factor — MVGAEGSEKVRVVVADDHPLFREGVVRALTSSGTVDVVAEADNGASALELIRTHLPAVALLDYRMPDMDGAQVAAAVRRDELPTRVLLVSAHDEAPIVYEALEQGAAGFLSKESTRAEIVDAVHNCARGRDVLAPALAGGLAGEIRRRREPDGPVLSPREREVLGLIAAGRSIPAMAEELYLAPSTVKTHVQRLYEKLGVGDRAAAVAEAMRRRLLE; from the coding sequence ATGGTTGGCGCGGAAGGATCCGAGAAGGTTCGCGTCGTGGTGGCCGACGATCACCCGCTGTTTCGGGAGGGCGTCGTGCGCGCGCTCACCTCGAGCGGCACCGTCGACGTCGTGGCCGAAGCCGACAACGGCGCGTCCGCCCTGGAGCTGATCAGGACCCACCTACCGGCTGTCGCGCTGCTCGACTACCGCATGCCGGACATGGATGGCGCGCAGGTCGCCGCCGCGGTCCGGCGCGACGAGCTGCCCACCCGGGTGTTGTTGGTATCGGCGCACGACGAGGCCCCGATCGTGTACGAGGCGCTCGAGCAGGGGGCTGCCGGCTTCCTGTCCAAGGAGTCGACCCGCGCCGAGATCGTCGACGCCGTGCACAACTGCGCCCGCGGCCGCGACGTGCTGGCGCCCGCCCTGGCCGGCGGGTTGGCGGGCGAGATCCGGCGCCGCAGAGAGCCCGACGGTCCGGTGCTCAGTCCGCGCGAGCGCGAGGTGCTGGGGCTCATCGCGGCCGGCCGCAGCATCCCGGCGATGGCCGAGGAGCTCTATTTGGCGCCGTCGACGGTCAAGACCCACGTGCAGCGGTTGTACGAGAAGCTCGGCGTCGGTGACCGGGCCGCCGCGGTCGCCGAGGCCATGCGGCGCAGATTGCTCGAATAG
- a CDS encoding sensor histidine kinase yields MLDSPARVVEHLAAEPVRVWACLRLPLIALMLLRIYVAGVEHWLPVVYGVVLAVYCGAAVAWLVFVLRRPVPRWAPWVSAAIDAVAVLALCVASGGATAELLPLFLVLPISVAFQDRPALTAILGISTAVGYLAVWLIFSLREDGVEMTRVVYIQFGFLLWLAAATSALCLVLTRRSQRVVALMEVRRRLMSEAARAEERQNRELAEHLHDGPLQTLLAARLEVDELRERMPDPALDMVHAALQETAAGMRSTVTALHPQVLAQLGLTAAVRELVRQYDSRGDFIVEAELEDVGRPARQALLYRAARELLNNVSKHAAATVVRVRLRRSGTRVVLSISDDGAGFDPAIVEQRVAEGHIGLASLLVRIDALGGSMDVDSADGRGTTITVTSPAEAMAEPAPSA; encoded by the coding sequence GTGCTGGACTCCCCGGCTCGCGTCGTCGAGCACCTTGCTGCCGAACCGGTCCGCGTGTGGGCATGCCTGCGGCTCCCGCTGATCGCCCTGATGTTGTTGCGGATTTATGTTGCCGGCGTAGAGCATTGGCTGCCCGTCGTGTACGGCGTGGTGCTCGCGGTGTATTGCGGTGCGGCGGTCGCATGGTTGGTGTTCGTGCTGCGCCGACCGGTGCCGCGCTGGGCGCCGTGGGTGTCGGCGGCCATCGACGCGGTCGCGGTGCTGGCGTTGTGCGTGGCGTCCGGGGGAGCCACCGCGGAGTTGCTGCCGTTGTTTCTGGTGCTGCCGATCTCGGTGGCGTTCCAGGACCGTCCGGCGTTGACGGCGATACTGGGAATCAGCACGGCGGTCGGCTATCTGGCGGTGTGGCTGATCTTCTCGCTTCGCGAGGACGGGGTCGAGATGACGCGCGTGGTCTACATCCAGTTCGGTTTCCTGCTGTGGCTCGCGGCGGCGACGAGCGCGTTGTGCCTGGTCCTCACCCGGCGGTCGCAGCGCGTGGTGGCGTTGATGGAGGTGCGGCGGCGGCTGATGTCGGAGGCGGCGCGCGCGGAGGAACGGCAGAACCGCGAGCTGGCCGAGCATTTGCACGACGGGCCGCTGCAGACCCTGCTGGCCGCCCGGTTGGAGGTCGACGAGCTGCGCGAGCGGATGCCCGATCCGGCGCTGGACATGGTGCACGCCGCGCTGCAGGAGACCGCCGCGGGCATGCGCTCGACGGTCACCGCGCTGCATCCGCAGGTGCTGGCCCAGCTCGGCCTGACCGCGGCTGTTCGAGAGCTGGTGCGCCAGTACGACAGTCGGGGCGACTTCATCGTGGAGGCAGAGCTCGAGGACGTCGGCCGGCCCGCGCGTCAGGCCTTGCTGTACCGGGCGGCGCGGGAACTGCTGAACAACGTCAGCAAGCACGCGGCCGCCACGGTGGTCCGGGTGCGACTGCGCCGCAGCGGAACCCGCGTCGTGCTGTCGATCAGCGACGACGGCGCCGGCTTCGACCCGGCCATCGTCGAGCAGCGCGTCGCCGAGGGCCACATTGGGTTGGCGTCGCTGTTGGTGCGCATCGATGCGCTGGGCGGGTCGATGGACGTCGACTCCGCGGACGGCCGGGGGACGACCATCACCGTGACCTCACCCGCTGAGGCCATGGCCGAGCCGGCACCGTCGGCGTGA
- a CDS encoding serine/threonine-protein kinase PknH/PknJ, with the protein MLAPGQTVAGYRVERVLGVGGMGVVYLVANPELPRRDALKVLSAELSQDADFRARFTREAEVASMLDHPNITSIYRRGTTEDGQLWIAMQFIDGTDADAALRAGTMTPHRAVHIVTEVGKALDYAHQRNVVHRDVKPANFLLSGPVGPNERVLLCDFGIARALDDAGITVTGSVTATVAYAAPEVLTGRAVDGRSDIYSLGCALFRLLTGKPPYHDSASAAAVMNAHLRQDPPRVTDLVPGLPRALDAVIARAMAKDPAKRYRSAADFSGAAVAALDERTVPAPQRRFTPAAPVPPPGQAPPPAQTVPPPSAPAPPPGGWAPHYPQYQPAPAAPVRRGWVLGAIAGVVVLVAAGIVGITALSDRGGADAPPPTATTSATSPSATTTTTTTTRPPGPPVAASALAGLLISPEELANLAGAAGITVTASAPMLSDDSGAVDRKDCVGAWVPVQRTVYGEQGWNAAEQQMSRSANEGPPSHTVTQAVVSFADAAAAEASVGQQSEQWSGCAGQVITATMPDSSETVRYTLGSPSTEDGVVRMRETREGGNGWGCERAIGARNNVVADTMVCRYDPAGQAVAIARAILDRVPA; encoded by the coding sequence ATGCTCGCGCCGGGGCAGACGGTGGCCGGATACCGCGTCGAACGGGTACTGGGCGTCGGCGGCATGGGTGTGGTCTACCTGGTGGCCAACCCGGAGTTACCCCGGCGCGACGCGTTGAAGGTGCTCTCCGCCGAGTTGTCGCAGGACGCGGACTTTCGGGCGCGTTTCACCCGCGAGGCCGAGGTGGCCTCGATGCTGGACCACCCCAACATCACCTCGATCTACCGGCGCGGCACCACCGAGGACGGTCAGCTGTGGATCGCGATGCAGTTCATCGACGGCACCGACGCCGACGCCGCGTTGCGCGCCGGGACCATGACGCCGCACCGCGCCGTGCACATCGTCACCGAGGTCGGCAAGGCCCTCGATTACGCGCACCAACGCAACGTGGTGCACCGCGACGTCAAGCCGGCCAACTTCCTGTTGTCCGGGCCGGTGGGGCCGAATGAACGAGTCCTGCTGTGCGACTTCGGGATCGCCCGCGCCCTCGACGATGCCGGGATCACCGTCACCGGGTCGGTGACGGCAACGGTGGCCTATGCCGCGCCGGAGGTGCTCACGGGGCGAGCGGTCGACGGTCGGTCCGACATCTACTCGCTGGGCTGCGCGCTGTTCCGGTTGTTGACCGGCAAACCGCCGTATCACGATTCGGCGAGTGCGGCTGCGGTGATGAACGCGCATCTGCGCCAGGATCCGCCGCGGGTCACCGACCTGGTGCCGGGGTTGCCGCGCGCCCTCGACGCGGTGATCGCCCGCGCGATGGCTAAGGACCCGGCCAAGAGATACCGCAGCGCCGCGGACTTTTCCGGCGCCGCGGTGGCCGCTCTCGACGAGCGGACCGTCCCCGCGCCGCAGCGCCGGTTCACGCCTGCGGCTCCGGTGCCGCCGCCCGGCCAGGCGCCGCCGCCCGCCCAGACTGTGCCTCCGCCGTCCGCTCCGGCTCCGCCCCCCGGCGGATGGGCGCCGCACTATCCGCAGTACCAACCGGCACCGGCCGCTCCCGTGCGTCGCGGCTGGGTGTTGGGTGCGATCGCGGGGGTGGTCGTCCTGGTGGCCGCGGGAATCGTCGGCATCACCGCGCTGTCCGACCGGGGCGGGGCCGACGCGCCGCCGCCCACCGCGACCACCTCGGCAACGTCGCCGAGCGCCACGACCACGACGACCACGACGACGCGCCCGCCCGGGCCCCCGGTGGCCGCCTCGGCGCTGGCCGGTCTGCTCATCTCGCCCGAGGAACTCGCGAATCTGGCCGGCGCCGCGGGCATCACCGTCACCGCGAGCGCCCCGATGCTCTCCGACGATTCGGGGGCCGTGGACAGGAAGGACTGCGTGGGCGCCTGGGTTCCGGTGCAGCGCACCGTGTATGGCGAGCAGGGCTGGAATGCGGCGGAGCAGCAGATGTCGCGCAGTGCGAACGAGGGTCCGCCCAGCCACACCGTCACGCAGGCCGTCGTCTCGTTCGCCGACGCCGCGGCTGCGGAGGCCTCGGTGGGGCAGCAGTCCGAGCAATGGTCCGGGTGCGCGGGACAGGTGATCACCGCGACCATGCCGGACAGCTCGGAAACGGTGCGCTACACGTTGGGGTCGCCCAGTACCGAGGACGGCGTGGTCCGCATGCGCGAGACCCGCGAAGGCGGCAACGGCTGGGGATGTGAGCGCGCGATCGGAGCGCGCAACAACGTCGTCGCCGACACCATGGTGTGCCGCTACGACCCGGCGGGGCAGGCAGTGGCGATCGCACGGGCCATCCTCGACCGGGTGCCGGCCTAA
- a CDS encoding helix-turn-helix transcriptional regulator has product MSREAAGAALRSVRESRDWSLADLAEATGVSVMGLSYLERGARKPHKSTVQKVENGLGLPPGTYARLLVAPDARAEIAQVLTEQSPRISRRETPQVIVERGTDAAVFEGYAEAQLEALKTVIDRLPSPSDSGYENVVRSVIAQCLKAEQLAANSWRVAVGAEADSGEALLRHVRALEDIRRTLLDRLADSLGAQLDRACARSGLPEPVIAGLLGISVEQMWDVRNGAAALPPNTVDRIRAFVAHVERDRD; this is encoded by the coding sequence GTGAGCCGCGAGGCCGCCGGCGCGGCGTTGCGGTCCGTCCGCGAGTCCCGAGACTGGTCGCTGGCCGACCTCGCCGAGGCCACCGGCGTCAGCGTGATGGGCTTGAGCTACCTCGAGCGCGGTGCCCGCAAACCCCACAAAAGCACAGTTCAGAAGGTGGAAAACGGCCTCGGTCTACCACCGGGAACCTACGCACGGCTGCTCGTCGCCCCCGATGCGCGGGCCGAGATCGCCCAGGTGCTCACCGAGCAGTCACCGCGGATCTCGCGCCGGGAAACCCCTCAGGTGATCGTCGAACGCGGAACGGACGCCGCGGTGTTCGAGGGCTACGCCGAAGCCCAGCTGGAGGCGCTGAAGACCGTCATCGATCGCCTGCCGTCCCCCTCCGATTCCGGATACGAAAACGTCGTACGTTCGGTCATCGCGCAGTGCCTCAAGGCCGAACAACTGGCGGCCAACTCGTGGCGCGTCGCGGTGGGTGCGGAGGCGGATTCCGGCGAAGCGCTGCTGCGGCACGTCCGGGCGCTGGAGGACATCCGGCGCACCCTGTTGGACCGGCTGGCCGACAGCCTGGGCGCCCAACTCGACCGGGCGTGCGCGCGGTCGGGGCTGCCCGAACCCGTGATCGCCGGACTGCTGGGCATCTCGGTGGAACAGATGTGGGACGTCCGCAACGGCGCCGCGGCGTTGCCGCCGAACACCGTCGACCGGATCCGGGCGTTCGTCGCGCACGTGGAGCGCGACCGGGATTAG
- a CDS encoding WhiB family transcriptional regulator, producing MNHNPCADDPDLWFGYPDDDGADGAAKARSYESAALEARTLCLRRCPLAQQRLCAGRAVEHGVEFGVWAGIKLPGNQYRKRGELQRAHELLRRIAAGEINARQLPENAALLERRQHQAIPTVATVFHLSHPVGGAVTAA from the coding sequence ATGAACCACAATCCCTGTGCCGACGATCCCGATCTGTGGTTCGGCTACCCCGACGACGACGGCGCCGACGGCGCGGCCAAGGCGCGCAGCTACGAATCGGCGGCACTGGAAGCGCGGACGCTCTGCCTGCGCCGCTGCCCGCTCGCCCAACAGCGGCTGTGCGCCGGGCGTGCCGTCGAACACGGGGTGGAGTTCGGCGTGTGGGCCGGAATCAAGCTGCCGGGCAACCAGTACCGCAAACGCGGTGAGCTCCAGCGGGCCCACGAACTGCTGCGCCGGATCGCAGCCGGCGAGATCAACGCGCGTCAGCTGCCCGAGAACGCGGCGCTGCTCGAGCGCAGGCAGCACCAGGCGATCCCCACGGTGGCCACCGTCTTCCATCTGAGTCACCCCGTCGGCGGCGCCGTCACCGCGGCCTGA
- a CDS encoding C40 family peptidase — MTELDALARAHRLFAATAAVTDRGLRPPERAPAVVVGGGQFIERYAQDAQRATAVSRAAAQTDRALTAVIADARRDHADGFTHTRRVLEAARADTRIPTDSPVAQREALRRSIARLRAQHGHVSAARRRAALRLAILRALRYRARRRALLAGGHKLAPTDGRAAVAVRAALSRLGRPYVWGATGPDRFDCSGLMQWAYRQAGVGIGRTTYDQIDDGVAVPRSHVRPGDLVFPHSGHVQMAIGNGMVVEAPYSGATVKISPLGQDVVIRRPLP; from the coding sequence ATGACGGAGTTGGACGCCCTGGCCCGCGCGCATCGACTCTTCGCGGCAACCGCGGCGGTGACCGACCGGGGACTCCGCCCGCCCGAGCGCGCGCCGGCGGTCGTCGTCGGCGGCGGGCAATTCATCGAGCGGTATGCGCAGGACGCGCAGCGCGCCACCGCGGTTTCGCGGGCGGCCGCGCAGACCGACCGGGCCCTGACCGCGGTGATCGCCGATGCCCGGCGTGACCACGCCGACGGATTCACCCACACCCGACGGGTGCTCGAGGCGGCGCGCGCCGACACCCGCATCCCCACCGACTCGCCCGTGGCGCAACGAGAAGCGCTGCGCCGCAGCATCGCCAGGTTGCGCGCTCAACACGGGCATGTCAGCGCCGCGCGCCGCCGCGCCGCGTTGCGGCTGGCCATCCTGCGGGCGTTGCGATACCGAGCGCGGCGACGAGCGCTCCTGGCGGGTGGGCACAAGCTGGCACCGACCGATGGCCGGGCAGCTGTGGCGGTGCGGGCCGCGTTGTCCCGACTGGGCCGCCCGTACGTCTGGGGAGCAACGGGACCGGATCGGTTCGACTGCTCCGGGTTGATGCAGTGGGCGTACCGGCAGGCCGGAGTGGGGATCGGCCGCACCACCTACGACCAGATCGACGACGGCGTGGCGGTCCCCCGATCCCACGTCCGCCCGGGTGATCTGGTCTTTCCGCACTCCGGGCACGTGCAGATGGCGATCGGCAACGGCATGGTCGTCGAGGCGCCGTACTCCGGAGCGACGGTCAAGATCAGCCCGCTGGGGCAGGACGTGGTGATCCGGCGGCCGCTGCCGTAG